The window caaaaccgaatcaatgagggacttctacctgtgttatcctgcaattcttacaaacacattagtccctcaactaggtttgtcgtcaatactccaaaaccaactaggggtggcactatatgcacttacaCAAACACAGCACACATGATCCGACACATGCAATAGTGTTAGATGGGGTCATTCATCGCACATGATGTGGCGTGGGGAGCATGTGGGTTACTTAGTTCATCACACATGTTGTCTACTACATAACTGTGTGTGATTGTTCGTCCATCCTACACGCTTTAGGacttctttggttcatagggtagaaaaattataggaataggaaagtcataggaaatgagatgacatgtatctgaaATCATATGAATAGAAATATGAAAGAAGATGccttttggttcacatcataggatttttttcattgagtctaggctaatgtttattttcctatgaaatgtggaggataggaagaattcctccataggaataagATTTCATTTCTATAAACCAAAGGGATCTAATATTAATTTTTCTATACAAATCCTATCATATGAGATTCCCACAAAATTCTtacgaaccaaaggaggccttaatttATAGCAATCATGTGTGTTACAGATGTGTTCATTGCCCACACACCTTTGTATGGAACCATGTGCAATAAAATAATTCAATGAACAGGTATATTAGTCTGTTATTTATTCCCTATAATAAGTAAATTCATATTTCATATCTAACAAATGTTCACCACGATATCCAACACAATATATTTCACTACATCATATGCCCACTAGGATTTCATAATTAACATCACAATACACCATATAGTTAGTATCACAGTACACAAGCACCAAATTAAACATGCGCCCGATAATCATTTCACATTTAACATTCAGAACCGAAAGTGGCATCATAGATGGTAAATAGGCAGATAAATCTCATCTAAATTTTTTTTGAAGCGGAAGGTAAATTTTGTGCCTTCGTTGATCTTAAAAATGTGCGCAACTCTAGGCCAGCGCATATGGATGATTGCCCGCCCGTCCTTCGCCCTCTTGAGGAAGACTTCAACATTGTACCGTAAGTGTTGTATGAATATCCTCCTTGCCTCTTGAGCATATATGTGGGTTCGGAGGTAATTATCAATGAACCGCTTTAGAAAGCACTGAAATCAAAGATATTCATAAATTTATTGTCTGAATATTAAAATATTGTGTGTAAGGAAAAAAATAAGGTAAcaaagttagtaccatcctatagtcgaTTGATGTTTTCTTCATTTCGCAAACAAAGAGTTTGTTGTTTTTTCTTGCTGTTTCTTTATCCTGACAATCTTTCTATATTTCTTGACTTGAGCAATATTCATAGATATCTCACTACGTCGTTATTTTCAACTTTTTGAGGAAGCAGCAAACATAGTTTGTACTTCATGCAGAAGCACAAGTGTGCTTGACGCCAAAGTATCACTGTACTTTACCGGAAAGCACAATTATGCTTTCACACTATGTACTTCACACAGAAAATCACACATGTAAAAAACCCGAAGAAACAAAATCAAACTAAAAATCAAGAGAAACCTAGAAGAAACTAAGAAAAATCCAAAAACACACAAAAATATATATCTAAAaacacattgcagaaaacaaaaaggcGTCTGCTAGGAATCAGTCGGGGGATTTTAGCACCCTGATCAGTCGCTTGCTAAAGCGTGGGGCCGTGATAGTAAGCTCACTTTTTTGATTGTATACCATCCTAGTTCATTCCCATCCCTGCACGTCGGCTGTGCACCATAGTTGGCTGCTCCTCAACACCCTCATAATAGCCCGCTTGCATCCAACAACCCTTGCCAACTTCATATCATGTACTCTTGCAGAAGCATGGGATAGCCCTCGTAGCATGATCGCAGCAGCTCCCCTCGGTTGTCtccttgaagcagcgtcggagCACGCTTGCCGTTGCCATCCTCATTGACAGCGCCATTATCCAATGCCATCCTCGCGAACAACACACACAATTGCATGCTTCAACACAGCATCGGTTCCCGTCACCGGATTGCAACGGCGCCCCGCTCCGGGGAGGAGGCTTGCAACAATGCGGTTGCTACGACGAGGGATACAACAATGACGATTCTCCAAGTTAGGGGAGGTTGATGTGGCTCGAATGCAACATATGAGCGCCGCCCATCTTTGACACCGGCGGCGAGCAGCGTGGCCTAGAGCAGCAagtccatcttgcagcaacagagaGGAGGAAGAGTCATATAACGCCGGTTGCGCTGGCTAGCCGATGTTCTCTTGATTTGGACAAAGTGTGGAGGTAGAAAGTGAGCAGAGATAGAAAGGGAGGCGAGGGAGAGAAGATTTGGGGAATGGGAggcaaagaaagatgaagaagaaTCCAGCAAAAGGGACTCGTGAAGATTTATGAGATAAGTCAGATGAACAAAGTGTTTTCCAAACAAATGCTCCCATGGATGTGGCCAACACGACATGTGGCGTCAGCTGAGCGCACCACATGGCTGGCCCCGCGCGTCGGCTGGGGGTGCCAATTTTTTTTTCAGTCTTATTTTTGACAAATAATTTTTTCTTCAGTCGTGTTGAGGGGAGGGGATTGAATGAATTGGGCTTTATGAGGTAGAAAGGCTGGCCTGAAGTGGAGCTGAGATGGGCTTTATGAACTCTAAATTAAACATGGGCCTGCAATTTATCATGTGAAACCGGCACTGCTGGCCTGTGCTCTTTCTTCccccggacggacggacggaccagACGGAGTTGGCGGCGCGAATCCATGGCGCTCCTCTTCTTCGACCTCAGCCTCCTCCCTTCCCCCAACTCCAACTCCCGCCTTCTCGCCGCCGCACGAGCCCTCGAGCTAGGCTACGCTGCCGTCGCCCTCGATCACCCGCACCGCGGCCTACTCGCCGACGCCGACCGCTGCCACACCGCTCCCTTCCCCGCCTTGTCTTCCCTCCCGCTCCCCCCCTCTGCCTCCCTCCACCGGTCCCGCAATGGATCCCCTACCTCCGAGCCCTTCCGCCAGTACACGCGCATCACCCTCTCCCTCgactccgctgccgccgccgcgtccgcgCTTGccccctccgccgcccgcctcctccGCACATACGACATCGTCGCGGCGCGCCCTCTCACCCAGGCCGCGCTCGACCACCTCTGCCAGTCCGCCACAGAGATTGATGTCATCTCCATCGACTTCTCTCACAAACTGCCATTCCGTCTCAAGCTCCCAACGATCAAGCTTGCACTACAGGTAACCAACCTCCTTCACCACTCTAACCGAACCAATGTTCAATGTCGATGTGTGTGCTCAGCTAACTATATCTCTATCTGACCGCAGAGGGGGATACACTTTGAGATTGCATACTCTCCCCTCATCGATGATGTCAATTCAAGGAGACAAGTCCTGGCCGAAGCCAATGTTACTTATCTTGCTCTGCTTTCATTGTTCCTTCACATTGAATTCAAACATCATTTAATAATCGTGTTTAGTGATATAGTATTATTCATTACCACCATGATCTGCAACCTAGTGCACATACGCGCATATTGCTTGTGTTTCGTTTTGTCTAACAAATTCTTCTCACCTTCACTATGCTCAACACCACTGGTTTGCAGAGACATCTGCACCCTAGCTTAGAATTTTGTTTCTCAACCCCCTTGCACTAAACATGCCCTCAGCTCAGCTCACTTGTTTCTTTTGCTAATATACAgtatttttcttctgtttgtagCTGTTGGTGGACTGGACTAAAGGAAAGAATCTCATCATTTCAAGTGCTGCTCATAATGCTAATGAAATTAGAGGCCCCTATGATGTCATAAATTTATGTGCATTTTTGCTTGGTCTTTCTATGGAGCGAGCCAAAGCTGCTATGTCCGTAAACTGCAGGTGAGTCATATATCTATTACCTGGAGAGGTTCAAACTTCTTATTCCACATGGCCTGAACCATGTAATGATTTGCTGATGTGGCTAGTTTCTCGTACTACTATGAATGCATGTTTTTATCTTAGCATTCTTTATTGTTCAAAAATATCGGCCGATAAATCAGTTAACTGACCGATTAATCCCTGCTCAGTGGGTCACCAAGTAGTCGATTAACTGATTTTCTGGCAGACTTACTGGCTGATTCCGTACTAATCCTCTATGCGCCAGCGGCCGAGGAGTTACCAGTTAACTATTTCATGAACATTGGCATCCTTTATTTGACGGATTATGAGTTAGTCTAGACTTTAGAAGTCTCTTCTTTTTTCTCCTCCTATTTATTTCTGCCCATTTTCTTTCTATGTTTTCAAGAACTCCTTTGTATTCCTATCAAGAGGGTGATCGTTGGGTTTTGGTGGGAAAACaacttctactccctccatttctaaatataagcccttttagatatttcaatacggactacatacagatgtatatagacatattttagagtgcagattcactcattttgctccgtatgtaatccatattgaaatctctaaaaggtcttatatttaagaAGGGAGGGAGTAGTTTATTTAGCTTTAGCTCCACGTCTGCGTTTGCAACCTACCAGCTGTTGTGTCATTTTACTTTGCACAACTTTCTATTTAGGAAGGCACCCATTTCACCATGAATCATAATGCAATATTATGTCATTATCAGGTTGCTTATTTCCAAGGCTACGAGGAAGAAACATTTCTACAAAGAGACAATTCGAATCGATAGACTGTTACCAAATGAGCAACTAAATTCAACAAAGTATAAGGTTGGTGACTGGATTGGTTTGGATCCTATATCTTTTAAAGGTGATCGACAAACTTTGGAGACAAATCTAGAACCTTCTCCCAACAAAGATGAACTACCTGTTTCACCCACAAATTTTCCCGCCAAAGTGTTGTGTCATAAACGCCATGATGCTGATGTGTCTCTCTTTGCCGACCGGTTAGAGCAGTCTACTGATGATAGTGAAATTCCAGTTGAAACTCAAGAGGAAACCTTACAGGCTAACAGAAGCGAAGCTCACAGTGGCGCTGTTCACACCATCATGGTTAACCCTGAAAACAATGAAATTGTTATGGCTGGTAGTATGCAGGCTTGTGTTGCCTCTTCTGTTGACCAGAAATGCATTGAGGAGCATGTTGAATTTGTTGAGGATGCAATGGAATTAGATGCTACAGAATTGTGCACATTAAACCTCATTTCAGGTGACGGTACTCCTTTATCCTCCGATGTTAAGTTACCATGTTCTTCTCTTCCCCAGAGCATGGAGCTTTTTGACACTAGTCTTGAGAACAAGGATCCTGACCAACCTAGTAAAATCGTAGATCATACTAATACTTGTGCAAATCAGGGGTATATCCGCACATCTGGTGATAGGGAGGAACAGGCACCTCTGGATCATGAAATTGTTTCATGTTCTGATGTTTGCCTCGAGGGTAAGTGCCTGGACAAACCTGATGATGTTCCAGTTGACTCAAAGACTCACAGAGATGCTGCGGAATCATTGGGGTGCTCAACTGGTGGGCGAGATGATGAGACGCCATTAAATCTTACAGTTCCATTGAGTACTGATTTATGCGAAGACATTGTACTGCCAGCTCATCAAGTAGAGCAAAATGTGGATGAAGACATCAAAAGTACTGACAGTTATAAGGTCGAACCGGTTTACagaaatgcaataagaatgatatcAGTGGAAAATACTCTCAGTGGTCAAGAGATCAGTTCAGCTGCTGTTGTTTATGATAAGGGGTCCAGTGATGAAACTCGGGAAAataatgaattggaagaacagaattTAAAGAAACCCAATGCTTCATTAGAGAAAGATGTTGCTAAAATAGATGAGGGGCCACTAAATTATGATTATGCAGATAAGGTGGATATATCTACAGCTAGATCAGGTGATATGAACTATTCATCATTAATTTGTCTGAATTGGCAACATATCGACATTTACTAACTGCAACTTTACTCTCTTGAGCACGTAATAGAGAATACTGTTTTTTGGTGATACAAACATTTCCTTTTCTGTTAGTTCTTCTCATTCTTTCATTATTATCTAAGCTATTCATGAGATGATACAAAGGGCAATTGAAGCTGTTGATATGTGTTTAAAATAAGGCCACGATAAGTAATTTCTGAAAATGTGGGAATCCTTTTTGAAAATATTACTTACTTACTTACTTAcgaagccttttatcccaaacaagttggggtaggctagatatgaaaccctttcacgaggacttcccaggaggtcacccatcctagtactactctcgcccaaatgggtttcatacccaaaagactggctagtttttacgttggctcgccaagcctatcacaacccttagatatgaaaccctttcacgaggacttcctaggaggtcacccatcctagtactattctcgctcaaatgggtttcgtacctatgggactggctagtttttacgttggctcgccaagcctatcacaaccctcctcctttacccgggcttgggaccggctatgcctagaagacataggcggagttCCTTTTTGAAAATATTGTACTTCGTTTTTTAGTATGAAGATATAAACTATCGGTATAGTATCCCATACATATCTAAAGTCTTATTGGTTTTGCAGAAAAGCGAAGACAAAAACTATTGTTGCACGGCCCCTCGTATATTCCTTTCTTGGGCTTTCTTAAGCCTGTGTCTTTCAAGAAGAAAGTATGCAAAGTAAGAGGCCTGGTCAAATCTTTATATCATATCGTCTGCCTAAAATGTGCTGGCTAACGCTAATCAATGTTAATTATGAATCATGTGTAAGGTATGAGTTCAGCTGTTCAGGAGCATATTACTAATGCTGAAGCCATTGTCAACCTGT is drawn from Triticum dicoccoides isolate Atlit2015 ecotype Zavitan chromosome 4A, WEW_v2.0, whole genome shotgun sequence and contains these coding sequences:
- the LOC119286114 gene encoding uncharacterized protein LOC119286114 isoform X2, which encodes MALLFFDLSLLPSPNSNSRLLAAARALELGYAAVALDHPHRGLLADADRCHTAPFPALSSLPLPPSASLHRSRNGSPTSEPFRQYTRITLSLDSAAAAASALAPSAARLLRTYDIVAARPLTQAALDHLCQSATEIDVISIDFSHKLPFRLKLPTIKLALQRGIHFEIAYSPLIDDVNSRRQVLAEANLLVDWTKGKNLIISSAAHNANEIRGPYDVINLCAFLLGLSMERAKAAMSVNCRLLISKATRKKHFYKETIRIDRLLPNEQLNSTKYKVGDWIGLDPISFKGDRQTLETNLEPSPNKDELPVSPTNFPAKVLCHKRHDADVSLFADRLEQSTDDSEIPVETQEETLQANRSEAHSGAVHTIMVNPENNEIVMAGSMQACVASSVDQKCIEEHVEFVEDAMELDATELCTLNLISGDGTPLSSDVKLPCSSLPQSMELFDTSLENKDPDQPSKIVDHTNTCANQGYIRTSGDREEQAPLDHEIVSCSDVCLEGKCLDKPDDVPVDSKTHRDAAESLGCSTGGRDDETPLNLTVPLSTDLCEDIVLPAHQVEQNVDEDIKSTDSYKVEPVYRNAIRMISVENTLSGQEISSAAVVYDKGSSDETRENNELEEQNLKKPNASLEKDVAKIDEGPLNYDYADKVDISTARSEKRRQKLLLHGPSYIPFLGFLKPVSFKKKVCKVVSRRKS
- the LOC119286114 gene encoding uncharacterized protein LOC119286114 isoform X1, whose amino-acid sequence is MALLFFDLSLLPSPNSNSRLLAAARALELGYAAVALDHPHRGLLADADRCHTAPFPALSSLPLPPSASLHRSRNGSPTSEPFRQYTRITLSLDSAAAAASALAPSAARLLRTYDIVAARPLTQAALDHLCQSATEIDVISIDFSHKLPFRLKLPTIKLALQRGIHFEIAYSPLIDDVNSRRQVLAEANLLVDWTKGKNLIISSAAHNANEIRGPYDVINLCAFLLGLSMERAKAAMSVNCRLLISKATRKKHFYKETIRIDRLLPNEQLNSTKYKVGDWIGLDPISFKGDRQTLETNLEPSPNKDELPVSPTNFPAKVLCHKRHDADVSLFADRLEQSTDDSEIPVETQEETLQANRSEAHSGAVHTIMVNPENNEIVMAGSMQACVASSVDQKCIEEHVEFVEDAMELDATELCTLNLISGDGTPLSSDVKLPCSSLPQSMELFDTSLENKDPDQPSKIVDHTNTCANQGYIRTSGDREEQAPLDHEIVSCSDVCLEGKCLDKPDDVPVDSKTHRDAAESLGCSTGGRDDETPLNLTVPLSTDLCEDIVLPAHQVEQNVDEDIKSTDSYKVEPVYRNAIRMISVENTLSGQEISSAAVVYDKGSSDETRENNELEEQNLKKPNASLEKDVAKIDEGPLNYDYADKVDISTARSEKRRQKLLLHGPSYIPFLGFLKPVSFKKKVCKVRGLVKSLYHIVCLKCAG